In Mucilaginibacter celer, one DNA window encodes the following:
- a CDS encoding SusC/RagA family TonB-linked outer membrane protein, with amino-acid sequence MKYSLQKIYNKRWRYATLILTGCTLAMPSVSNARIAGSASLVKGGIITESGVLNLKPAFNVTGKVTDEDNLPLPGVAVAIKGTTQGVTTDANGNFKISVPGNSAVLVFKLVGFSQQEITVNSGTELKVQMKKDTKNLEEVVVVGYGSQKRAKVTGAVSSVSGKTLASLPVGGIEGLQGRISGLTVTNNGGPGTGAIISLRGISSVNFGSDPLYIVDGYPGSLTGVDIKDIQSIDVLKDASAAAIYGSRGTNGVIIITTKKGNNNTRTEVVIDSYYGLQNVIKKYDLLNTQQYLQYERALNGSAGIALPPRLQSENFNKPIYAGASQTFAQTNTNWQDEYFRSNAPIQQHNVALSGGNAISRFYTSANYFDHQGIAQGLTANHKAFRANSDHTISKFLSFGETFNVSVNHQRYGVDAGNRSAITNVVRMQPYLPVYNPNNAGGFMGPQNSFDGSDPTNPIEAAKLINNTNHGFTLHGNAYATLKFTSWLNFKSIYGIDYSTNQNNTYTPIYNDGGTSQSPTAVINYGRSTGTTQLYSQQLTFDKTFIGKHHVNAVLVYEAQSSRGDNQVSSGNQNTNTVKTLNGATNLYTNYTYGTNLLVSEVARVGYDFEGKYLISGSIRRDGLSVFAPGHKHESFPAASLGWKVDQENFMKGLKSVSSLKLRAGYGVTGINGTVLGNYPYLQPISSNIATYPFNGSLGDLGNASFYSGLSNLDLSWETTKQTNIGLDLGLFQEAITISAEVYTRKTDNLLLTVPTPPSFGFNGAGTLANVGSMRNRGFEITLGYHKTSGEFKYDINGTFALNRNKVLTLSTANASITAGGDADYGGGGPITNTVVGQPVQSFFGLVTDGIFQNAAEVASAAKQTGAAPGDIRFKDINHDGVINDADRTFIGSYLPKFTYSLNYSASYKNFDAVVFFQGVYGNKIFNAERIILEGMPRLFNAGTNVLRAWTPSNTNTDIPRAISGDPNGNKNPSTRWIESGSYLRVKNMQIGYNFPAAWLRSKTDNALNRLRIYLASTNLLTFTKYKGLDPEIGSRNGTLTNGIDYGQYPQPRTVQLGLQATF; translated from the coding sequence ATGAAGTATTCTTTACAAAAAATTTATAATAAAAGGTGGCGTTATGCTACGCTCATCCTAACAGGATGCACGTTAGCTATGCCATCGGTGTCAAATGCCCGTATCGCTGGTTCGGCAAGTTTGGTAAAAGGCGGTATCATTACCGAAAGCGGTGTTTTGAACCTTAAGCCTGCATTTAATGTAACAGGTAAGGTAACAGACGAAGATAACCTGCCGCTGCCTGGTGTGGCGGTTGCTATAAAAGGCACCACACAGGGTGTTACTACCGATGCCAATGGTAATTTTAAAATATCGGTACCCGGAAATTCCGCGGTGCTGGTTTTTAAATTAGTGGGCTTTAGTCAGCAGGAGATTACGGTTAACAGCGGTACTGAGCTTAAAGTGCAAATGAAAAAAGATACCAAAAATCTTGAAGAGGTTGTAGTGGTTGGTTACGGATCGCAAAAACGTGCCAAAGTAACAGGTGCGGTATCATCAGTTAGCGGTAAAACCCTGGCTTCATTACCGGTGGGTGGTATTGAAGGTTTACAGGGCCGTATTTCTGGTCTTACTGTAACAAACAACGGTGGGCCGGGAACCGGTGCCATCATTTCATTGCGTGGTATCAGCTCGGTAAACTTCGGATCTGATCCCTTGTATATCGTTGATGGATATCCGGGCAGCCTTACAGGCGTTGATATTAAAGATATTCAAAGTATTGACGTGTTGAAAGATGCCAGCGCCGCGGCAATCTATGGTTCACGTGGTACAAACGGCGTTATTATCATCACTACAAAAAAAGGTAATAACAACACCCGCACAGAAGTTGTTATTGATTCATATTACGGCTTGCAAAACGTTATTAAAAAATACGATCTGCTTAATACACAGCAGTACCTGCAATATGAACGCGCGCTTAACGGCTCGGCCGGGATAGCGTTGCCGCCACGTCTGCAGTCGGAAAACTTTAACAAGCCAATTTATGCTGGTGCTTCTCAAACCTTCGCCCAAACCAATACCAACTGGCAGGACGAATATTTTAGAAGCAATGCGCCGATACAACAGCACAATGTTGCATTGAGCGGTGGTAATGCAATATCCCGTTTCTACACTTCGGCAAATTACTTTGATCATCAGGGTATTGCCCAGGGCTTAACTGCAAATCACAAGGCTTTCCGTGCCAATTCTGATCATACCATCAGCAAGTTTCTGTCGTTTGGCGAAACATTTAACGTTAGTGTAAATCATCAGCGTTATGGTGTTGATGCCGGTAATCGTAGTGCCATCACCAATGTGGTTAGGATGCAACCTTATCTGCCTGTTTACAACCCTAATAACGCAGGCGGATTTATGGGGCCACAAAACAGTTTCGACGGTTCGGATCCAACCAACCCTATTGAAGCTGCCAAACTGATCAATAATACCAATCACGGATTCACGCTGCACGGTAATGCTTATGCCACGCTTAAATTTACCTCGTGGTTAAACTTTAAGTCAATTTATGGTATTGACTATAGCACCAATCAAAACAATACCTACACGCCTATTTATAATGACGGGGGTACTTCCCAATCACCAACCGCCGTTATTAACTACGGCAGAAGCACAGGCACCACGCAACTGTATTCGCAACAGCTTACTTTCGATAAAACGTTTATCGGCAAGCACCACGTAAATGCCGTTTTAGTTTATGAAGCTCAAAGCTCTCGCGGCGATAACCAGGTATCATCAGGTAATCAAAATACCAATACGGTAAAAACGCTTAACGGTGCTACCAACCTTTACACTAACTACACTTATGGCACCAACCTGCTCGTGTCTGAAGTAGCCCGCGTTGGATATGATTTTGAGGGTAAATATCTTATTTCCGGTTCTATCCGTCGTGACGGTTTGTCGGTATTTGCGCCGGGGCACAAACATGAAAGCTTCCCGGCCGCGTCTTTAGGATGGAAGGTAGATCAGGAAAATTTCATGAAAGGGCTCAAGTCGGTTTCGTCATTGAAACTTAGGGCCGGTTACGGTGTAACAGGTATTAATGGTACAGTATTAGGTAATTATCCTTATTTGCAGCCTATATCATCTAACATTGCTACTTATCCCTTCAATGGTTCACTGGGCGATCTTGGAAATGCATCGTTTTACAGCGGTTTAAGTAATCTCGATCTTTCGTGGGAAACAACCAAACAAACCAATATCGGTTTGGATCTGGGTTTATTCCAGGAAGCCATTACCATATCTGCAGAGGTTTATACCAGGAAAACCGATAATCTTTTGTTAACGGTACCTACGCCGCCAAGCTTTGGTTTTAATGGTGCCGGAACCCTGGCCAACGTAGGATCAATGCGCAACCGCGGGTTTGAGATCACCTTAGGGTATCATAAAACAAGCGGTGAGTTCAAATACGATATTAACGGAACTTTTGCACTCAACAGAAATAAAGTTTTAACGCTTAGCACTGCCAATGCATCAATTACCGCAGGCGGTGATGCAGATTATGGCGGCGGCGGCCCGATAACCAATACAGTAGTTGGCCAACCGGTTCAGTCATTCTTTGGCCTTGTTACAGATGGGATTTTTCAAAACGCTGCCGAGGTTGCAAGCGCGGCTAAGCAAACAGGAGCTGCTCCGGGCGATATCAGGTTTAAGGATATAAATCATGATGGTGTTATCAACGACGCCGACCGTACTTTTATCGGTAGTTACCTGCCTAAATTCACCTATTCGTTAAACTATTCGGCATCTTATAAAAATTTCGATGCTGTGGTATTTTTCCAGGGTGTTTATGGCAATAAGATCTTCAATGCAGAAAGGATCATCCTGGAAGGTATGCCAAGGCTTTTTAACGCCGGTACTAATGTTTTAAGGGCCTGGACACCTTCAAATACCAATACAGATATTCCGCGCGCCATTTCAGGCGACCCGAACGGTAATAAAAACCCATCTACCAGGTGGATTGAGAGCGGGTCATACCTGCGCGTTAAAAACATGCAGATTGGTTATAATTTCCCTGCTGCCTGGTTAAGATCAAAAACAGACAATGCGTTAAACAGGCTCAGGATTTATCTGGCATCAACCAATCTTTTAACATTTACAAAATACAAAGGTCTTGATCCGGAAATCGGCTCTCGTAACGGTACCTTAACCAATGGTATTGATTACGGACAGTACCCGCAACCGCGAACAGTTCAGTTGGGCTTGCAGGCAACCTTTTAA